One genomic segment of Helicobacter pylori NQ4053 includes these proteins:
- a CDS encoding RNB domain-containing ribonuclease — translation MQGFLRSLFFGVKKIPKRFAPLVEKGVLKEALRSNKDRYFLKEGFDIGKIERVKNKAFFISLAKNYPKDPLIKNLPPSFKTDALILCQIECSKKRPIAFFKAALFDTQDTMIAYLAKEKNQIVAIPFKEPFKKPVSLKHSQKSLLELPRHCVVKIDLKKREISEILGALEDPLIDENLSLSLFDRVKDFSKDCLNLAQYYAQLKASDFKDRINYSHIPFITIDPKDAKDFDDAIFYDQEKRVLFVAVADVSEFVPKHSSLDKEARLRGFSVYFPNSVYPMLPLSLSQGACSLKAFEKRLALVYEIPLDDLKNARLFQGVIEVRANCVYEEINHFLNTRQSSLDKDLQQSLLGFLEVALKLKKERLKKGFNFNSFENKLYLNKEGRIEKIETEKESDAHTLIEEAMLLANQSSARLLDEHFHNKGIYRTHKEPSLEQQKRLCDKLFDYEIVHPKNMGFFPFLEHALKTAKEKSIEREISRLIIKSQNLALYSPIQESHFGLGFASYTHFTSPIRRYSDLALHRLLKELLFYQAKGCSYLLEETPELCSELNALQKKTALIERDFIKRKFARLALEFLEKEFLGVVLEVKDWVVVGLKEFIGLKVLVKTNKVFKPLEKVCVTITHADLILGQVRGEITERIKEHVS, via the coding sequence ATGCAAGGGTTTTTAAGAAGCCTGTTTTTTGGGGTTAAAAAGATCCCTAAGCGATTCGCCCCCCTAGTAGAAAAGGGTGTTTTAAAAGAAGCGCTTCGATCAAACAAGGATCGCTATTTTTTAAAAGAAGGCTTTGATATAGGCAAGATTGAAAGGGTAAAAAATAAGGCGTTTTTCATTTCTTTAGCGAAAAATTACCCCAAAGACCCTTTAATCAAAAATTTACCCCCATCTTTTAAAACAGACGCTTTGATTTTATGCCAAATAGAATGTTCTAAAAAACGCCCCATAGCCTTTTTTAAAGCCGCTCTTTTTGATACACAAGACACGATGATAGCTTACTTGGCTAAAGAAAAAAACCAGATTGTGGCTATCCCTTTTAAAGAGCCTTTTAAAAAACCTGTTTCTTTAAAGCACAGCCAAAAATCCTTATTAGAATTGCCTAGGCATTGCGTGGTGAAGATCGATCTTAAAAAGCGTGAAATCAGCGAAATTTTAGGGGCTTTAGAAGACCCTTTAATAGATGAAAACCTTTCTTTGAGCCTTTTTGACAGGGTGAAGGATTTTTCAAAAGATTGCTTGAATTTAGCGCAATATTACGCACAACTCAAAGCGAGCGATTTTAAAGACAGGATCAATTATTCTCACATCCCTTTTATCACCATTGACCCCAAAGACGCTAAAGATTTTGACGATGCGATCTTTTATGACCAAGAAAAAAGGGTTTTGTTTGTGGCGGTTGCTGATGTGAGCGAATTTGTGCCGAAACATTCCAGTTTGGATAAAGAAGCTAGGCTTAGGGGCTTTAGCGTGTATTTCCCTAACAGCGTCTATCCCATGCTTCCTTTGAGTTTGTCTCAAGGGGCATGCTCATTAAAAGCGTTTGAAAAACGCCTGGCTTTAGTGTATGAAATCCCTTTAGACGATTTGAAAAACGCCCGATTATTTCAAGGCGTTATTGAAGTTAGGGCTAATTGCGTTTATGAAGAAATCAATCATTTTTTAAATACCCGACAAAGCTCGTTGGATAAAGATTTGCAACAAAGCCTTTTGGGGTTTTTAGAGGTGGCTTTAAAGTTAAAAAAGGAGCGTTTAAAAAAAGGGTTTAATTTCAATTCGTTTGAAAACAAGCTGTATTTAAACAAAGAAGGGCGTATAGAAAAAATTGAAACAGAAAAAGAAAGCGATGCGCACACCCTTATAGAAGAAGCCATGCTCTTAGCCAACCAATCTAGCGCGAGGTTATTAGATGAGCATTTTCACAATAAGGGGATATACCGCACCCACAAAGAGCCAAGTTTGGAGCAGCAAAAACGCCTTTGCGACAAGCTTTTTGATTATGAGATTGTGCACCCTAAAAACATGGGCTTTTTTCCTTTTTTAGAGCATGCTTTAAAGACAGCCAAAGAAAAGAGTATAGAAAGAGAAATTTCACGCTTAATCATCAAGTCTCAAAATTTAGCCCTTTATAGCCCCATACAAGAAAGCCATTTTGGTTTGGGGTTTGCCAGCTATACGCATTTCACTTCGCCCATTAGACGATACAGCGATCTAGCCTTACACAGGCTTTTAAAAGAATTGTTGTTTTATCAAGCTAAAGGCTGCTCGTATTTGTTAGAAGAAACGCCTGAATTATGCTCTGAATTGAACGCTTTACAAAAAAAGACCGCTTTGATTGAAAGGGATTTCATCAAGCGCAAATTCGCTCGCTTAGCTTTAGAGTTTTTAGAAAAAGAATTTTTGGGCGTGGTTTTAGAGGTTAAAGATTGGGTGGTGGTGGGGTTAAAAGAATTTATAGGGCTTAAAGTTTTAGTCAAAACGAACAAGGTTTTTAAGCCTTTAGAAAAAGTGTGCGTTACAATCACGCATGCGGATTTGATTTTAGGGCAAGTTAGGGGCGAAATCACAGAAAGGATTAAAGAGCATGTATCGTAA